Proteins encoded within one genomic window of Prauserella marina:
- the katG gene encoding catalase/peroxidase HPI: MSDSPDAVVGEMNVEEAGGCPVAAGRFKHPTEGGTNNDWWPNQLNLKILRKHPAVADPMDEDFDYAAEFNTLDLDALAEDVDKVLTTSQEWWPADFGHYGPLMIRMAWHSAGTYRIQDGRGGAGAGMQRFAPLNSWPDNGNLDKARRLLWPVKKKYGRKISWADLMIFTGNRALETMGFKTFGFAGGRADVWEPDEDVYWGPERTWLGDERYSGDRDLENPLAAVQMGLIYVNPEGPNGNPDPLASARDIRETFRRMAMNDEETVALIAGGHTFGKTHGAADADVHVGAEPEGAPLEEQGLGWKNSFGSGKGRDAITSGLEVTWTSTPTRWGNGFFDNLFGYEWELTKSPAGAHQWQAKDGAGANTIPDPEDGSLNRPPTMLTTDLALRFDPVYEPISRRFHENPDEFADAFARAWYKLTHRDMGPIQRYLGPLVPQEIQTWQDPIPEVTHALVDADDVAALKKQVIDSGLSVSQLVSTAWASASTFRGSDKRGGANGGRIRLEPQRSWEVNEPEKLATVLKALEEIQESFNSAASGGKRISLADLIVLAGCAGVEKAAADAGHDIRVPFTPGRADAAQDQTDVESFAALEPAADGFRNYRGKAARLPAEYHLVDRANLLNLSAPEMTVLVGGLRVLDANHQQSKDGVLTSAPGTLTNDFFVNLLDMGTEWKPAEGAGSPADSFDGKDSATGEVKWTGTRADLVFGSNSELRALAEVYASDDSREKFVRDFVAAWDKVMNLDRFDIA; the protein is encoded by the coding sequence GTGTCTGACAGTCCTGACGCCGTTGTTGGAGAGATGAACGTCGAGGAGGCCGGAGGCTGTCCGGTCGCCGCCGGGCGGTTCAAGCACCCGACCGAGGGTGGCACCAACAACGACTGGTGGCCGAATCAGCTCAACCTCAAGATCCTGCGCAAGCACCCCGCCGTCGCCGACCCCATGGACGAGGACTTCGACTACGCGGCCGAGTTCAACACTCTCGACCTCGACGCGCTCGCCGAGGACGTCGACAAGGTGCTGACCACGTCCCAGGAATGGTGGCCAGCCGACTTCGGTCACTACGGCCCCCTCATGATCCGCATGGCGTGGCACAGCGCGGGCACCTACCGCATCCAGGACGGCCGTGGCGGCGCCGGTGCCGGAATGCAGCGTTTCGCCCCGCTGAACAGCTGGCCGGACAACGGCAACCTCGACAAGGCACGCAGGCTGCTGTGGCCGGTCAAGAAGAAGTACGGCCGCAAGATCTCGTGGGCCGACCTGATGATCTTCACGGGCAACCGCGCGCTGGAGACCATGGGATTCAAGACGTTCGGCTTCGCGGGCGGAAGGGCCGACGTCTGGGAGCCCGACGAGGACGTCTACTGGGGCCCCGAGCGGACCTGGCTCGGCGACGAGCGCTACAGCGGCGACCGCGACCTCGAAAACCCGCTCGCCGCCGTCCAAATGGGACTCATCTACGTCAACCCGGAAGGCCCCAACGGCAATCCGGACCCGCTCGCCTCGGCGCGCGACATCCGCGAGACCTTCCGCCGCATGGCGATGAACGACGAGGAAACCGTCGCGCTCATCGCGGGAGGGCACACGTTCGGCAAGACCCACGGCGCGGCCGACGCGGACGTGCACGTCGGCGCCGAGCCGGAGGGCGCGCCCCTTGAGGAGCAGGGCCTCGGCTGGAAGAACAGCTTCGGCAGCGGCAAGGGAAGGGACGCCATCACCAGTGGCCTTGAGGTCACCTGGACCTCCACCCCGACGCGGTGGGGCAACGGCTTCTTCGACAACCTGTTCGGCTACGAGTGGGAACTGACGAAGAGCCCTGCCGGTGCCCACCAGTGGCAGGCCAAGGACGGCGCGGGCGCGAACACGATCCCCGACCCCGAGGACGGTTCGCTGAACCGCCCGCCGACAATGCTGACCACGGACCTCGCGCTGCGGTTCGACCCGGTCTACGAGCCCATCTCGCGGCGTTTCCACGAGAACCCCGACGAGTTCGCCGACGCCTTCGCCAGGGCGTGGTACAAGCTCACCCACCGCGACATGGGCCCGATTCAGCGTTACCTCGGACCGCTGGTTCCCCAGGAGATCCAGACCTGGCAGGACCCCATCCCCGAGGTGACGCACGCACTGGTCGACGCCGACGACGTCGCCGCGCTCAAGAAGCAGGTCATCGACTCCGGGCTTTCGGTGTCGCAGCTCGTGTCCACCGCGTGGGCCTCGGCTTCGACCTTCCGGGGCAGCGACAAGCGCGGCGGGGCCAACGGCGGCCGGATCCGGCTCGAACCCCAGCGGAGCTGGGAAGTCAACGAGCCGGAGAAGCTGGCAACGGTCTTGAAGGCGCTTGAGGAAATCCAGGAGTCGTTCAACAGCGCGGCCAGTGGCGGCAAGCGGATCTCGCTCGCCGACCTCATCGTGCTCGCGGGGTGTGCCGGTGTCGAGAAGGCCGCTGCCGACGCCGGTCACGACATCCGGGTTCCGTTCACTCCCGGCCGCGCGGACGCCGCGCAGGACCAGACCGACGTCGAGTCCTTCGCGGCACTGGAGCCCGCGGCGGACGGGTTCCGCAACTACCGGGGCAAGGCGGCAAGGCTGCCAGCCGAGTACCACCTCGTGGACCGCGCGAACCTGCTGAACCTGAGCGCCCCGGAGATGACCGTGCTCGTCGGCGGTCTGCGGGTGCTCGACGCCAACCACCAGCAGTCGAAGGACGGCGTGCTCACCTCGGCACCGGGCACGCTGACCAACGACTTCTTCGTGAACCTGCTCGACATGGGCACGGAGTGGAAGCCGGCGGAGGGCGCGGGGTCGCCCGCCGACAGCTTCGATGGCAAGGACTCGGCCACCGGCGAGGTCAAGTGGACCGGCACGAGGGCCGACCTCGTCTTCGGCTCGAACTCGGAGCTGAGGGCACTGGCCGAGGTCTACGCGAGCGACGACTCGCGGGAGAAGTTCGTGCGCGACTTCGTCGCCGCGTGGGACAAGGTCATGAACCTCGACCGGTTCGACATCGCCTGA
- a CDS encoding SDR family oxidoreductase: protein MAKRILITGGTGRLGRVLVPRLLDAGHPVRVLTRRRREHGPVGWAVGDLRAPGGLADVTAATDVVIHLATTNGRGDLAATGNLVEEAKRTGTPHLVYVSIVGVEDIPLGYYRTKLACERLVERSGLPWTIVRATQFHELIAAIFHAQRWSPVTLVPSGVRFQPVDVTEVAATLVPIVSGAPANRAPDIGGPEVRDAAGLARDYLRAKGRRRPVSAIPLPGKIMRGFREGHNLADTAVMGRITFADFLAGAGSGAL from the coding sequence ATGGCGAAACGGATTCTGATCACCGGCGGGACCGGAAGGCTGGGGAGAGTGCTGGTGCCCCGGTTGCTCGATGCCGGTCACCCGGTGCGGGTGCTGACCAGGCGGCGGCGCGAGCACGGCCCGGTGGGGTGGGCGGTAGGCGACCTGCGTGCGCCCGGCGGGCTCGCCGATGTGACGGCCGCAACGGATGTCGTCATTCACCTGGCGACCACCAACGGGCGAGGGGACCTCGCCGCGACCGGCAACCTCGTGGAAGAGGCGAAACGGACCGGAACGCCGCATCTGGTGTACGTGTCGATCGTCGGAGTCGAGGACATTCCGCTCGGCTACTACCGCACCAAGCTCGCCTGCGAACGGCTGGTGGAACGCTCGGGTCTGCCGTGGACGATCGTGCGCGCGACCCAGTTCCACGAACTGATCGCCGCGATCTTCCACGCGCAGCGCTGGTCGCCGGTCACCCTGGTGCCCTCTGGCGTGCGGTTCCAGCCGGTCGACGTCACCGAGGTCGCGGCGACGCTGGTGCCGATCGTGTCCGGCGCACCGGCGAACCGGGCGCCCGACATCGGCGGCCCCGAGGTGCGGGACGCGGCGGGGCTGGCGCGCGACTACCTGAGGGCGAAGGGCCGTCGTCGGCCGGTCAGCGCGATTCCCTTGCCTGGCAAGATCATGCGCGGCTTCCGTGAGGGACACAATCTCGCCGATACGGCCGTGATGGGGCGCATCACGTTCGCCGATTTCCTCGCCGGAGCGGGATCGGGGGCGCTGTGA
- the sigJ gene encoding RNA polymerase sigma factor SigJ, which translates to MAERNGADDASAFEFERHRRRLFGVAYRMLGSAADAEDVVQDTFLRWNRTEPASVAEPSAWLVKVTTNLCLNRLTSARHRRERQAGFSLPEPVLTSDGALGPVETAEQRDTVSLAFLVLADRLSPGERAVFVLREAFGYGHREIAELAGLSEQNSRQLHSRARKRLAEALPRRAGDSKANRVLVERFLAAARGGDLAELERMLTEDVVSVADGGETPGVARIPVRGAEKVARYLASVTGRYAKELTIAVAEVNGEPAILAMAGSKPVGVLVPEIGEKRITIIRIVADPVKLRYLGAQLGALSRFGS; encoded by the coding sequence ATGGCTGAGCGGAACGGAGCGGACGACGCGTCCGCCTTCGAGTTCGAACGACACCGGAGGCGGCTGTTCGGGGTCGCCTACCGGATGCTCGGTTCGGCGGCAGATGCCGAGGACGTCGTTCAGGACACGTTCCTCCGGTGGAACCGCACGGAGCCCGCATCGGTGGCTGAGCCGTCGGCGTGGCTGGTCAAGGTCACGACCAACCTGTGCCTGAACCGGCTCACGTCGGCCCGGCACCGTAGGGAGCGCCAGGCGGGATTCTCGTTGCCCGAGCCGGTGCTCACCTCCGACGGCGCTCTCGGCCCGGTGGAGACCGCGGAGCAGCGGGACACGGTGTCGCTGGCGTTCCTGGTGCTTGCCGACCGGCTCTCGCCTGGTGAGCGGGCCGTCTTCGTGTTGCGAGAGGCGTTCGGCTACGGCCACCGGGAGATCGCCGAACTCGCCGGGCTCTCGGAGCAGAACTCACGGCAACTGCACAGCAGAGCACGCAAAAGGCTGGCCGAGGCCCTGCCCCGGCGGGCTGGTGACTCGAAGGCGAACCGGGTGCTGGTCGAGCGGTTCCTCGCCGCAGCGCGCGGCGGCGATCTCGCTGAGCTCGAACGCATGCTCACAGAGGATGTCGTCTCGGTGGCCGATGGCGGCGAGACGCCTGGTGTGGCCAGGATTCCGGTGCGGGGCGCCGAGAAGGTGGCCAGGTACCTGGCGAGTGTGACCGGCCGCTACGCCAAGGAACTCACGATCGCCGTGGCCGAGGTGAACGGGGAGCCCGCGATTCTCGCCATGGCCGGGTCGAAGCCGGTCGGTGTGCTTGTGCCGGAGATCGGCGAGAAGCGGATCACCATCATCCGCATCGTCGCCGACCCGGTGAAACTCCGTTACCTCGGCGCCCAGCTCGGCGCGTTGTCACGTTTCGGGTCCTAG
- a CDS encoding CaiB/BaiF CoA transferase family protein has product MPHPAQLPLSGVTVVAVEQAVAAPLATRHLADLGARVIKVEREPGGDFARAYDTTVLGQSSHFIWLNRGKESITLDLKSERGIDVLRALLARADVFVQNLAPGAAERIGLGAESLLADHPRLIVANISGYGPTGPYRHKKAYDLLLQCETGVVSITGTPEEPAKAGIPVADIAAGVYAYSGVLAALYERERTGEGQVVEISMLDALSEWMGYPRYYSTYGGTPPARSGARHAAIAPYGPFATSDGQVFLAVQNEREWGVLCENILGDRGLAADPRFATNTERVANRAALTALIENRLAGRTTSEVETLLDEARIANARMRDVNDAAVHPQLLARDRIRSVGTPEGEVRTLRPPMLNDDRETALGPVPAAGAHTKSIMDWLGFGDDA; this is encoded by the coding sequence ATGCCCCATCCCGCGCAACTCCCACTGTCCGGGGTGACCGTGGTCGCCGTGGAGCAGGCGGTCGCGGCGCCGCTCGCGACCCGGCATCTCGCCGATCTCGGCGCACGGGTGATCAAGGTCGAAAGAGAACCCGGCGGCGATTTCGCGCGAGCCTACGACACCACGGTTCTCGGGCAGTCGAGTCACTTCATCTGGCTCAATCGCGGCAAGGAGAGCATCACTCTCGACCTGAAGTCCGAACGCGGCATCGACGTGCTGCGCGCGCTGCTTGCCAGGGCCGACGTCTTCGTGCAGAACCTCGCCCCCGGCGCGGCCGAGCGGATCGGCCTCGGCGCCGAGAGCCTGCTCGCCGACCATCCTCGGCTGATCGTGGCGAACATCAGCGGCTATGGGCCGACCGGTCCCTACCGGCACAAGAAAGCCTACGATCTGCTGTTGCAGTGCGAAACCGGCGTCGTGTCCATCACGGGAACACCGGAGGAACCGGCCAAGGCGGGCATCCCGGTCGCCGACATCGCAGCCGGGGTCTATGCCTACTCCGGCGTGCTGGCCGCGCTCTACGAGCGGGAACGCACCGGCGAAGGCCAGGTCGTCGAGATTTCCATGCTGGACGCGCTCAGTGAGTGGATGGGCTACCCCCGGTACTACAGCACCTACGGCGGGACACCACCCGCGCGCAGCGGTGCGCGGCACGCGGCGATCGCGCCGTACGGACCGTTCGCCACGAGTGACGGCCAGGTGTTCCTCGCCGTGCAGAACGAGCGCGAGTGGGGCGTGCTGTGCGAGAACATCCTGGGTGATCGCGGCCTCGCCGCCGATCCGCGCTTCGCGACCAATACCGAAAGGGTGGCCAACCGGGCCGCGCTCACCGCCCTCATCGAGAACCGGCTCGCCGGGCGCACCACGAGCGAGGTGGAGACACTGCTCGACGAAGCCCGGATCGCCAACGCCCGCATGCGCGACGTGAACGACGCGGCGGTGCACCCGCAACTTCTCGCCCGCGACCGGATCCGTTCCGTCGGCACTCCCGAGGGCGAGGTGCGGACGCTGCGGCCTCCCATGCTCAACGACGACCGCGAGACGGCGCTCGGCCCGGTACCGGCGGCGGGAGCACACACCAAGTCCATTATGGACTGGCTGGGCTTCGGGGACGACGCCTGA